The Primulina tabacum isolate GXHZ01 chromosome 7, ASM2559414v2, whole genome shotgun sequence genome includes a window with the following:
- the LOC142552217 gene encoding uncharacterized protein LOC142552217, whose product MVENQFFNGIYDNTLCVCQAFNRRNYDTGSIEKSSGNFMSIASTCQGQENFLAMNPFYNKANETFNISASSTYNKGDGDFTSLTYIHGQQDATFMPQRTVQSKENSTMLSLGENHENDEQTTISFGGFQDDPDDSDTSGRLICSRDILLSQLSAESSAALGQRNFVEQITANVASVAAPQTDGTLKNLEPKTKKGTSNNFPANVKSLLSTGILDGIPVKYISWSREKNLRGVVKGTGYLCSCQDCKLSKVINAYEFERHAGCKTKHPNNHIYFENGKTIYAVVQELRSTPQEILLEAIQNVTGSPINQKNFHNWKASYQAATRELHHIYGRDDMIVAS is encoded by the exons ATGGTTGAGAATCAGTTCTTTAATGGGATATATGACAATACGCTCTGTGTTTGTCAAGCCTTCAACAGAAGGAATTATGATACTGGTTCAATTGAAAAAAGTAGTGGCAATTTCATGTCAATTGCTTCTACTTGCCAGGGCCAGGAGAATTTCTTAGCAATGAACCCTTTCTACAATAAAGCCAATGAAACATTCAATATATCTGCGAGTTCTACTTATAATAAGGGGGACGGAGATTTTACATCATTAACATATATTCATGGTCAGCAAGATGCTACCTTTATGCCACAAAGAACAGTCCAGAGCAAAGAAAATTCTACGATGCTATCATTGGGTGAGAATCATGAGAATGATGAACAAACCACCATATCGTTTGGTGGCTTTCAGGACGATCCTGATGATAGTGACACCTCCGGCAGACTCATATGCAGCCGTGATATTTTGTTAAGTCAATTGTCTGCTGAATCTTCTGCAGCATTGGGACAGAGAAATTTTGTGGAGCAGATAACTGCAAATGTTGCCTCGGTAGCCGCTCCACAGACAGATGGCACGCTCAAGAATTTAGAACCGAAGACAAAAAAAGGAACTTCAAACAACTTCCCCGCAAATGTTAAAAGTTTGTTATCAACTGGCATACTTGATGGGATCCCAGTGAAGTATATATCGTGGTCAAGAGAG AAGAATCTTCGAGGTGTGGTAAAAGGGACGGGTTACTTGTGTAGCTGCCAGGATTGTAAGCTTTCGAAG GTTATCAATGCTTATGAGTTCGAGCGCCATGCTGGTTGCAAAACCAAACACCCCAATAATCATATTTACTTTGAGAATGGGAAGACTATCTATGCAGTGGTTCAAGAACTGAGGAGTACCCCGCAGGAAATACTCCTTGAAGCGATTCAAAATGTGACGGGCTCTCCTATCAATCAGAAAAATTTCCATAATTGGAAAG CATCATATCAAGCTGCAACCCGGGAGCTTCACCACATTTATGGGAGAGATGACATGATCGTAGCATCTTGA